The following proteins are encoded in a genomic region of Necator americanus strain Aroian chromosome II, whole genome shotgun sequence:
- a CDS encoding hypothetical protein (NECATOR_CHRII.G6520.T1), translated as MSQIVNEGIHEKDKSPSDDSKFLGVKYNTETDDFNVKVNLPPKTSLTKRDVVSIINSVYDPISVTAPLFIKLKSLMREIYDTGIKRNDYVNPVMTNRWNSICKGSMVRISAFPGQFSRMCEIFTL; from the coding sequence ATGTCTCAGATAGTAAATGAAGGAATCCATGAGAAAGACAAATCACCTTCTGATGATAGCAAATTCTTAGGTGTTAAATATAACACAGAAACAGATGATTTTAACGTGAAAGTAAATCTTCCACCGAAAACATCACTTACTAAGCGAGATGTGGTTAGTATAATAAATTCTGTCTACGATCCTATAAGTGTAACTGCGCCATTGTTCATCAAGTTGAAATCGCTAATGCGAGAAATCTATGACACTGGAATTAAGAGGAATGACTATGTTAATCCAGTAATGACCAATAGATGGAACTCTATCTGCAAAGGATCAATGGTGCGAATATCAGCATTCCCAGGACAATTCTCACGAATGTGCGAAATCTTCACACTTTAA